A stretch of Bacteroidota bacterium DNA encodes these proteins:
- a CDS encoding sodium-translocating pyrophosphatase, with product MEQNLIYLVPALGIIGLIVMAIKSAWVSKQDAGDKNMQELAGYIADGAMAFLKAEWKVLSIFVVFAAALLAYSGTIHEINGKEIHSSWIISIAFVIGAVFSATAGYIGMRVATKANVRTTQAARTSLKQALKVSFTGGTVMGLGVAGLAILGLGGLFIAFLGIFNDGVNAEYVKTAIEVLTGFSLGAESIALFARVGGGIYTKAADVGADLVGKVEAGIPEDDVRNPATIADNVGDNVGDVAGMGADLFGSYVATILATMVLGQEIKVSDNFGGMSPILLPMVICGLGILFSIVGTWFVTIKDDKSNVQSALNMGNWASMLLTVVASYFIVMWMLPDTLSLRGYEFSKLNVFWAIVVGTVVGAIMSIVTEYYTAMGKKPVLSIIRQSATGHATNIIGGLSVGMKSTVIPILTLAAGIMASYYFAGLYGVAIAAAGMMATTAMQLAIDAFGPIADNAGGIAEMSQLPPEVRERTDNLDAVGNTTAATGKGFAIASAALTSLALFAAFVGIAGINEINIYKANVLAGLFVGGMIPFIFSALCIQAVGKAAMDMVEEVRRQFREIPGIMEYKAKPEYEKCVAISTKASIREMMMPGAIALITPVLVGFTFGPEVLGGLLAGVTVSGVLMGIFQSNAGGAWDNAKKSFEKGVMINGEMFYKKSEPHKASVTGDTVGDPFKDTSGPSMNILIKLMSIVSLVIAPYIAVNGGGSEKDMVCKDKMEQCHGGKGQCEDKKDCCKSDSACEDKDACCGEKEEQCSKECMDKNGANCPHMKGGKPHCEGGVCACPEGTTCPTKDCKEACCKGKDKCDAHEHEKKIITK from the coding sequence ATGGAACAAAATCTAATTTACTTAGTGCCCGCATTGGGAATCATTGGCCTTATTGTAATGGCCATCAAAAGTGCTTGGGTAAGCAAGCAAGACGCCGGTGATAAAAACATGCAAGAGCTTGCAGGCTATATAGCCGACGGTGCTATGGCATTCTTAAAAGCCGAATGGAAAGTACTCAGTATTTTCGTTGTTTTTGCTGCAGCATTACTTGCCTATTCAGGAACCATTCACGAAATTAATGGCAAAGAAATTCACTCAAGTTGGATTATTTCTATAGCCTTTGTTATAGGTGCTGTATTCTCGGCCACTGCAGGTTATATAGGAATGCGAGTAGCTACCAAAGCTAACGTTCGCACCACACAAGCAGCTCGTACCAGCTTGAAACAAGCATTGAAAGTTTCATTTACAGGAGGAACTGTAATGGGCTTAGGCGTTGCTGGTTTGGCTATCTTAGGCTTGGGCGGTTTGTTCATTGCTTTCTTAGGAATTTTTAATGATGGTGTAAATGCAGAATATGTAAAAACAGCCATTGAAGTACTTACAGGTTTTTCGCTAGGTGCTGAAAGTATCGCATTGTTTGCCCGTGTGGGTGGCGGCATATATACCAAGGCTGCCGATGTAGGAGCAGATTTAGTAGGTAAAGTAGAAGCTGGAATTCCAGAAGATGATGTACGTAACCCTGCTACCATTGCCGATAATGTAGGCGATAACGTAGGTGACGTTGCAGGTATGGGTGCCGATTTATTCGGTTCTTATGTAGCAACGATATTAGCAACCATGGTACTCGGCCAAGAAATTAAAGTAAGCGATAATTTTGGTGGAATGTCACCAATTCTTTTACCAATGGTTATATGTGGATTGGGAATTTTATTCTCAATAGTAGGAACTTGGTTTGTTACCATTAAAGATGATAAGTCGAACGTGCAAAGTGCATTGAATATGGGTAACTGGGCTTCTATGTTATTAACCGTTGTTGCCTCTTATTTTATAGTAATGTGGATGTTGCCCGATACCTTGAGTTTACGTGGTTATGAGTTTTCAAAACTAAATGTATTTTGGGCTATTGTGGTAGGAACTGTGGTGGGTGCAATCATGAGTATTGTTACCGAATATTATACAGCTATGGGCAAAAAACCTGTGTTGTCTATTATCCGTCAATCAGCTACTGGGCATGCTACTAATATCATAGGTGGTTTATCAGTAGGTATGAAATCAACCGTTATCCCAATTTTAACTTTGGCTGCGGGTATTATGGCTTCTTATTATTTTGCAGGATTATATGGTGTAGCTATTGCCGCAGCAGGTATGATGGCAACCACTGCAATGCAATTAGCTATCGATGCCTTTGGTCCTATTGCAGATAATGCAGGTGGTATTGCAGAGATGAGTCAATTACCTCCAGAAGTTCGTGAGCGTACTGATAATTTAGATGCGGTTGGAAACACTACAGCAGCCACAGGAAAAGGATTTGCAATTGCTTCTGCTGCTCTTACATCATTGGCATTATTTGCAGCCTTTGTGGGTATTGCTGGTATCAATGAAATTAATATATATAAAGCAAATGTATTGGCAGGTTTATTTGTAGGTGGTATGATACCATTTATATTCTCTGCATTATGTATACAAGCAGTAGGAAAAGCAGCGATGGATATGGTGGAAGAAGTCCGTCGCCAGTTCCGCGAAATTCCTGGAATTATGGAATACAAAGCAAAACCTGAATATGAAAAATGTGTTGCAATTTCTACCAAAGCAAGTATCCGCGAAATGATGATGCCGGGTGCTATTGCTTTAATAACTCCAGTGCTAGTTGGATTCACATTTGGCCCAGAAGTATTGGGTGGATTATTGGCTGGTGTTACTGTAAGTGGTGTATTGATGGGAATATTCCAAAGCAATGCTGGTGGTGCTTGGGACAATGCAAAAAAATCTTTTGAAAAAGGTGTGATGATTAACGGAGAAATGTTCTACAAAAAATCTGAACCACATAAAGCATCTGTAACTGGTGATACTGTGGGCGATCCATTCAAAGACACTTCTGGTCCATCCATGAATATATTAATTAAATTAATGTCGATTGTATCTTTAGTAATTGCTCCATATATCGCTGTTAATGGCGGTGGTTCTGAAAAAGATATGGTGTGCAAAGACAAAATGGAACAATGTCATGGCGGAAAAGGCCAGTGCGAAGACAAAAAAGATTGTTGCAAAAGTGATTCAGCTTGCGAAGACAAAGACGCTTGTTGCGGTGAAAAAGAAGAACAATGCAGCAAAGAATGCATGGATAAAAATGGTGCAAACTGCCCCCACATGAAAGGTGGCAAACCACATTGCGAAGGTGGAGTTTGTGCTTGCCCAGAAGGTACTACATGCCCAACCAAAGACTGCAAAGAAGCTTGCTGCAAAGGCAAAGACAAATGTGATGCACACGAACACGAAAAGAAAATTATTACGAAATAA